From a region of the Vagococcus coleopterorum genome:
- the cydC gene encoding thiol reductant ABC exporter subunit CydC, producing the protein MTKKNDTRLLLSKNDTWVRPYFRKYRKLLILVLFLGLLTFICGSALMFTSGYLISKSATRPENILLVYVPIVLTRGFGIGRPVFRYLERLGSHNWVLKMTSDIRLKLYRSLETKASQSKSEFQTGKVLGILAEDIEHIQNLYLRTIFPMLIGLLLYTVIIIAFGFFSIPFALLMLLMIGLLILVIPLMSVLFNRANVYRRKEARHILYNQLTDSVLGVGDWQYSGRHDEFLTSYNESEAQVRKAEEKLNRNSRIQDLVIQVVFGLIVIAIFIWAGNYFTSNGMNGANFIAAFVLAVFPLMDALGPISQGVTEFPNYEDSAERLHSLPSIDSELDTINQQAEEVSSTSGNVSFENVSFNYEGSEKVILNNLNLVVESGSKIAVLGKSGTGKSTLANLLRGDLKPTSGVIKIDEKDISTINDMSKVVGVVNQRPHLFDTTIMNNVRLGNVAASDEEVLVAIQQAGLQSVIDQLPLGADTKVEEGGKRFSGGEQQRIALARILLQDVPIVIIDEPTIGLDPITERQLLKTMFDVLKGKTVVWITHHLMSIEEADRVIFLSDGKIMMNDTPLNLQKSNTHYQTLLALDNN; encoded by the coding sequence ATGACTAAAAAAAATGATACGCGTTTATTACTTTCAAAAAATGATACATGGGTTCGTCCTTATTTTAGAAAGTATCGTAAATTATTAATATTGGTTCTTTTCTTAGGTCTTCTAACATTTATATGTGGTAGTGCGTTAATGTTTACTTCAGGTTATTTGATAAGTAAATCAGCAACTCGACCAGAAAATATTTTACTAGTTTATGTTCCAATTGTTTTGACACGTGGGTTTGGGATAGGCCGTCCAGTGTTCAGGTATTTAGAACGTTTAGGGAGCCACAATTGGGTTTTAAAAATGACATCCGATATCCGTTTGAAACTTTACCGTTCATTGGAAACAAAAGCGAGTCAATCTAAATCTGAATTTCAAACAGGTAAAGTGCTTGGTATTCTAGCTGAAGATATTGAGCATATTCAAAATCTTTACTTAAGAACAATTTTCCCCATGTTAATTGGTTTATTACTTTATACTGTAATCATTATCGCATTTGGCTTTTTCTCAATCCCGTTTGCATTATTAATGCTGCTGATGATTGGTTTATTAATTTTAGTGATTCCTCTTATGTCGGTTTTATTTAATAGGGCTAATGTCTACCGTAGAAAAGAAGCTCGTCATATTCTTTATAATCAATTGACGGATTCAGTATTAGGTGTTGGTGATTGGCAATACAGTGGACGTCATGATGAGTTTTTAACGAGTTATAATGAATCGGAAGCTCAAGTACGTAAGGCGGAAGAGAAGTTAAATCGAAACAGTCGAATTCAAGATCTTGTGATTCAGGTTGTTTTTGGATTAATAGTTATTGCTATTTTTATTTGGGCGGGGAATTATTTCACCTCTAATGGTATGAATGGGGCTAATTTTATTGCCGCTTTTGTACTGGCAGTATTCCCATTAATGGATGCACTTGGACCTATCAGTCAAGGTGTGACAGAATTTCCTAACTATGAAGATTCAGCAGAACGTCTACATTCACTACCAAGTATTGATAGTGAGTTGGACACAATTAATCAACAAGCTGAAGAAGTATCTTCAACTTCAGGAAATGTATCATTCGAAAATGTATCGTTCAATTATGAAGGTTCAGAAAAAGTTATACTAAATAACTTAAATCTAGTTGTCGAATCTGGAAGCAAAATTGCTGTATTAGGTAAAAGCGGGACTGGGAAATCGACTTTAGCAAATTTACTACGCGGTGATTTAAAGCCTACGAGCGGTGTAATTAAAATTGATGAAAAAGATATTTCGACCATTAATGATATGTCGAAAGTTGTGGGTGTTGTAAATCAAAGACCACATCTATTTGACACAACGATAATGAATAATGTGAGATTAGGTAACGTCGCAGCGAGTGATGAAGAAGTGTTGGTAGCAATTCAGCAAGCTGGTTTACAATCTGTCATTGATCAATTACCTTTAGGGGCAGATACGAAAGTAGAAGAAGGTGGTAAGCGCTTCTCGGGTGGTGAGCAGCAACGTATTGCTTTAGCGCGAATACTACTTCAAGATGTTCCGATTGTTATTATTGATGAACCGACTATTGGCTTAGATCCGATTACGGAACGTCAATTACTTAAGACGATGTTTGATGTTCTTAAAGGAAAGACGGTCGTCTGGATTACACACCATTTGATGTCTATTGAGGAAGCTGATCGTGTCATTTTTCTTTCAGATGGTAAAATCATGATGAATGATACCCCTTTAAACTTACAAAAATCAAACACCCATTATCAAACACTATTAGCGTTAGATAATAATTAA
- a CDS encoding polyprenyl synthetase family protein, translated as MAIHSLWDNYPNIQKELIATQKTMNQAVKIRNKEMTAALQLFFKSGGKLLRPAYFLLFTKFGNNVASETKKMQYAASLEILHAATLVHDDIIDESPVRRDLPSIQATYGKDIAVYAGDFLFTVYFQLLAAASTDTDTLERNAKNMKKILVGELDQLHLRNNPNITTKEYLQHVQGKTAQLFQLSCYEGAKMGGASLRTQLMAQRIGHNIGMAFQIQDDILDFTATSEELHKPVLEDIKNGNYTLPLIYAMQSAPEKFTILQKGTSLTNDDIQEIVTLVKNCGGIGKSQKLAERYTSKAISEIQKLADIEEKEILLAVTKKLLNRQD; from the coding sequence ATGGCGATTCACTCATTATGGGATAACTATCCTAACATTCAAAAAGAACTAATAGCAACTCAAAAAACTATGAATCAAGCTGTCAAAATCAGAAACAAGGAAATGACTGCTGCCTTACAACTTTTCTTTAAATCAGGAGGAAAGTTGCTTCGACCTGCCTATTTTTTACTATTTACTAAATTTGGCAATAATGTTGCTAGTGAAACGAAAAAAATGCAATATGCTGCCTCTTTAGAAATTCTACATGCTGCAACTTTGGTTCATGATGATATTATTGATGAATCACCTGTCAGGCGTGATTTGCCTTCAATACAAGCAACCTACGGTAAAGATATTGCTGTTTATGCTGGTGATTTCTTATTTACGGTTTATTTCCAGTTGTTAGCAGCCGCTTCTACAGATACTGATACATTAGAACGAAATGCTAAAAATATGAAGAAAATATTGGTTGGTGAACTAGATCAACTTCATTTGCGTAATAATCCTAACATTACAACCAAAGAATACCTACAACATGTTCAAGGGAAAACAGCTCAACTCTTTCAGCTAAGCTGTTACGAAGGTGCAAAAATGGGTGGTGCTTCTCTTCGAACACAATTGATGGCTCAACGCATTGGGCATAATATTGGAATGGCCTTCCAGATTCAAGATGATATCTTAGATTTCACTGCGACATCTGAAGAATTACATAAACCTGTGTTAGAAGACATAAAAAATGGGAATTACACACTTCCTCTAATCTATGCAATGCAGTCCGCTCCTGAAAAATTCACAATTCTTCAAAAAGGAACAAGTTTAACTAATGATGATATTCAAGAAATTGTTACTTTAGTTAAAAACTGTGGCGGAATTGGGAAATCACAAAAGCTTGCAGAGCGTTATACTTCAAAGGCAATCAGTGAGATTCAAAAATTAGCTGATATTGAAGAAAAAGAGATTCTTTTAGCTGTTACTAAAAAATTACTAAATAGACAAGATTAA
- a CDS encoding prenyltransferase — MTFKIFFELIELKAKAASVFPFILGMAYSWFHFKQVNVGYMIIFFIAMFLFNMAVDILDNYMDYHNATEDHDYKDKTNIIGRENLSLPVIRLMIIGLIGISSAIGIWLAAQTSWVILSLGIISYAIGILYSAGPIPLSSLPVGEIASGVAMGYLIPLICVYLNIYDVQEFNLNFMIKVLLMSIPAMFYIANLMLANNTCDLEEDILNNRYTLVYYLGKDKSLKLFSFLAYSPFMIILLLIMTEIAPITIIFTLAILPFIVKNTSRFLMSQDKEKTFPLAIKNLIIMMVVYSVLFVIGSVL, encoded by the coding sequence ATGACTTTTAAAATATTTTTTGAACTTATAGAATTAAAAGCAAAGGCTGCCAGTGTCTTTCCTTTTATTTTAGGTATGGCGTACAGTTGGTTTCATTTTAAACAAGTTAATGTCGGTTATATGATAATCTTTTTTATCGCGATGTTTTTATTTAATATGGCAGTTGATATTTTAGATAATTATATGGATTATCACAATGCTACAGAGGATCATGATTATAAAGATAAGACTAATATAATTGGACGAGAAAATTTATCTTTGCCCGTTATTAGGTTAATGATTATCGGATTAATTGGAATTTCTTCGGCTATAGGAATATGGTTAGCAGCGCAAACAAGTTGGGTGATTTTATCGCTGGGAATCATTAGTTATGCTATTGGAATTTTGTATTCAGCTGGTCCAATTCCGCTATCATCATTACCGGTAGGTGAGATTGCGTCAGGAGTTGCAATGGGTTATTTAATCCCATTGATTTGTGTGTATTTAAATATTTACGATGTTCAGGAGTTCAACCTAAACTTTATGATCAAGGTTCTCTTAATGTCGATTCCAGCGATGTTTTATATCGCTAATCTCATGTTAGCTAATAATACTTGTGATTTAGAAGAAGATATCTTGAATAATCGGTATACATTAGTTTATTATCTCGGTAAGGATAAGTCATTGAAGTTATTTTCATTTTTGGCATACAGTCCGTTTATGATAATTTTATTGTTAATTATGACGGAAATAGCCCCGATTACCATTATCTTTACTTTGGCGATATTACCGTTTATTGTAAAAAATACCAGTCGTTTTTTAATGTCCCAAGATAAAGAGAAGACTTTCCCACTAGCGATTAAGAATTTAATCATAATGATGGTCGTTTATTCTGTATTATTTGTTATCGGAAGTGTCCTTTAA